One genomic window of Frankiaceae bacterium includes the following:
- a CDS encoding DUF5999 family protein, translated as MCPHFPPCPPADSPDSGAAIVVASHPEQGWLLLCNGVVRFDDSGCLLPDGRVA; from the coding sequence ATGTGCCCCCACTTCCCCCCTTGCCCCCCGGCCGACTCCCCTGACTCCGGCGCCGCGATCGTCGTGGCCTCCCACCCCGAGCAGGGCTGGCTCCTCCTCTGCAACGGCGTCGTCCGCTTCGACGACAGCGGCTGCCTCCTCCCCGACGGCCGCGTCGCCTGA
- a CDS encoding DUF5999 family protein, producing MCPHQTQCPEASSPDHDAARVVASHPEQGWSLLCNGIVRFDDTGELLPDGRVQAPTRPLVRRAA from the coding sequence ATGTGCCCGCACCAGACCCAGTGCCCAGAGGCCAGCTCCCCCGACCACGACGCCGCGCGCGTCGTCGCGTCCCACCCCGAGCAGGGCTGGTCGCTCCTCTGCAACGGCATCGTCCGCTTCGACGACACGGGTGAGCTGCTGCCCGACGGCCGGGTCCAGGCTCCGACCCGTCCGCTCGTCCGGCGCGCCGCGTAA